A window from Chelmon rostratus isolate fCheRos1 chromosome 13, fCheRos1.pri, whole genome shotgun sequence encodes these proteins:
- the pnkd gene encoding probable hydrolase PNKD, protein MALPEWMVTLLATASFLCFLCLCVRYRRTGQVFWRRLLSKIMARTEKPLFRIAYTLYTRTRLGYMYYKRQMRKAREHYPAGHSTAQPVEFNGIKIIPISVLSDNYSYLVIDTASSVAVVVDPADPQSVQAVLEEEGVTLEAILCTHKHWDHSGGNKGLKRLHSSCRVYGNAADNIPGLTNPLSHKDSVTVGRMHFKALFTPGHTVGHMIYLLDGRAVGTPSSLFSGDLVFLSGCGRMFEGNATTMLSSLDTVASLSDDTLLWPGHEYAEDNLLFAAEVEPRNAARENKYQWVLQQRGQKLCTSPSTIGEERQYNPFLRSHSAELHLALGLQQFQDEDWTQFRARVLEELRKRKDLYNRR, encoded by the exons ATGGCGCTTCCTGAGTGGATGGTAACGCTGCTGGCCACCGCATCCTTCTTGTGTTTCTTATGTCTGTGCGTTCGCTATAGACGCACAGGACAAGTGTTTTGGAGGAGACTGTTGAGCAAAATAATGGCCCGCACGGAGAAGCCGTTGTTTCGAATAGC ATACACGCTCTACACTAGGACCAGGCTTGGATACATGTACTACAAGAGGCAAATGAGGAAAGCCCGAGAACATTACCCTGCTGGTCACTCCACGGCACAGCCCGTGGAATTCAATG GTATCAAGATAATTCCCATCTCGGTACTGTCTGACAACTACAGCTATCTTGTAATTGACACAGCCTCCAGTGTTGCAGTTGTTGTAGACCCTGCAGACCCTCAGTCGGTTCAG GCAGTCCTTGAGGAAGAGGGAGTGACGTTAGAAGCAATACTCTGTACACACAAGCATTG GGATCACAGCGGAGGAAACAAAGGGTTGAAAAGGCTTCACAGCTCATGCAGAGTTTATGGAAATGCAGCTGACAACATTCCCGGCCTCACAAA CCCTCTCTCCCACAAGGACTCAGTGACTGTTGGCCGTATGCACTTTAAGGCCCTCTTCACTCCTGGACACACGGTGGGCCACATGATCTACCTCCTGGATGGCCGGGCGGTCGGCACCCCCTCCAGCCTCTTCTCTGGTGACCTGGTGTTCCTCTCAGGATGCG gaaggATGTTTGAAGGAAACGCCACAACAATGCTGTCATCTCTGGACACAGTCGCCTCCTTAAGTGATGACACTCTATTATGGCCTG GTCATGAGTATGCAGAGGAcaacctgctgtttgctgctgaggtTGAGCCACGCAACGCTGCCAGGGAAAACAAATATCAGTGGGTGCTGCAGCAGCGAGGCCAGAAGCTGTGCACG AGTCCCTCCACTATCGGAGAGGAGAGGCAGTACAATCCTTTCCTGCGCAGCCACTCTGCGGAGCTCCACCTGGCCCTGGGCCTACAGCAGTTCCAGGATGAAGACTGGACCCAGTTCAGGGCCCGAGTGCTGGAGGAGCTGCGAAAACGCAAAGACCTCTACAACAGGAGATAG